The Triplophysa rosa linkage group LG25, Trosa_1v2, whole genome shotgun sequence genome window below encodes:
- the LOC130548849 gene encoding kelch-like protein 23: MSHDAQQRVLGTVMACGKQEASYDPSPGTDQKTLVEENEDDVVPDAVLQVEGESFFVNRQRLAMLSPYFRALFFGGGQESTKRHIEIRGLGVQQFRTLMDFTKNFKLSLDSKNVLDILETADFLQLNRARLLCCKFLERQLHLSNCLGMMAYAWQLGCLELYAASREVVLTHLPAIASEQDLMFLSKDSIANLLASDNLSIPREDLVLDVALRWATFEPSREADFMQLVGLVRPECLSLPYLTDLLSKINSSDPRAKLICKLNENLPSSWTAGRSVPRSRSRETLFVLGGPHEQDTQLLYQFHPYSGRWQSHPPLQKKCLTQYSVASVEDNIVVTGGYFRDILWYSVDWVSIYQCGTERWVDGPALRKSRHSHCSASIQLQLFVFGGSVDEGPVADVERLVLGAEEWESVSPMVSAVERAAVTTLGSCIYVACGLDENGDVYSGIQRYRPEEDQWDVVSYSPFPRYDLLATELNGALYLLGGRALRFDVDTDEWTVLQEECLDNKFYTGCTTVNGQIYILSERKINKAFPNMILMDPYIDTCLEIDDSIPCPVPIRGCITLCVHPY, from the exons ATGTCACATGATGCACAGCAGAGAGTGTTGGGTACAGTCATGGCTTGTGGAAAGCAAGAAGCTAGCTATGATCCGAGTCCTGGAACTGACCAGAAAACACTTGTTGAGGAGAATGAGGATGATGTAGTTCCCGATGCAGTGCTTCAGGTGGAGGGAGAGTCGTTCTTTGTGAATCGCCAACGTTTGGCCATGTTGAGTCCTTACTTCCGAGCTTTGTTCTTCGGTGGTGGTCAGGAGAGCACCAAGAGGCACATCGAAATACGAGGCTTGGGCGTGCAACAGTTTCGAACTCTGATGGATTTCACGAAGAACTTCAAACTGTCTCTGGATAGCAAGAATGTCCTTGATATTCTAGAGACGGCTGACTTCCTCCAGCTCAACAGAGCTCGACTTCTCTGCTGTAAATTTTTGGAAAGACAATTGCATCTTAGTAACTGTTTGGGGATGATGGCCTACGCCTGGCAGCTGGGCTGTCTGGAGCTTTACGCTGCATCACGTGAGGTCGTCTTGACCCACCTTCCAGCAATAGCTTCTGAGCAAGACCTCATGTTCCTTTCCAAAGACAGTATCGCCAACCTCCTCGCTAGCGACAACTTGAGCATTCCAAGGGAAGACCTGGTCCTCGACGTGGCCCTTCGCTGGGCGACTTTCGAACCGAGTCGAGAAGCCGACTTCATGCAGCTGGTGGGTCTGGTTAGGCCCGAGTGCTTGAGTCTTCCGTACCTTACCGATCTTTTGTCTAAGATCAACAGCTCGGACCCACGTGCCAAACTCATCTGTAAGCTGAACGAGAACCTGCCTAGTAGCTGGACAGCAGGGAGGTCGGTACCTAGGAGCCGTTCAAGAGAAACTCTGTTTGTTCTCGGCGGACCCCATGAGCAGGACACACAGTTGCTGTATCAGTTTCATCCATATAGCGGAAGGTGGCAATCCCATCCACCCCTGCAGAAGAAATGTCTTACACAGTACTCCGTGGCTTCCGTAG AGGACAACATAGTCGTGACCGGAGGCTACTTCAGGGACATCTTGTGGTACAGCGTTGACTGGGTTAGCATCTACCAGTGCGGTACCGAGCGATGGGTGGACGGCCCGGCGCTTCGTAAGTCCAGGCACAGTCACTGCTCGGCATCCATCCAGCTCCAGTTGTTCGTGTTTGGCGGAAGTGTGGACGAGGGACCCGTGGCCGATGTGGAGAGGCTGGTGCTGGGAGCAGAGGAATGGGAGAGCGTGAGTCCCATGGTGAGCGCTGTGGAGAGAGCCGCCGTCACCACTTTGGGATCTTGCATCTATGTGGCCTGTGGTTTGGATGAGAATGGAGACGTGTACAGTGGAATACAAAGATATAGGCCGGAGGAGGACCAGTGGGATGTGGTGTCCTATTCACCATTCCCACG TTATGATCTACTCGCAACCGAGCTCAACGGTGCCCTCTATCTACTGGGAGGTCGAGCTCTGCGCTTTGACGTCGACACTGACGAGTGGACCGTCCTTCAGGAGGAATGTCTGGACAACAAATTCTATACAGGATGCACCACGGTCAACGGACAGATTTACATACTGAGTGAGAGGAAGATAAACAAAGCGTTCCCTAACATGATTCTGATGGACCCTTACATTGACACATGCTTGGAGATCGATGATTCAATACCCTGTCCAGTTCCCATAAGAGGCTGCATCACATTGTGTGTGCATCCTTACTAA